The proteins below come from a single Nitrospiraceae bacterium genomic window:
- a CDS encoding SUMF1/EgtB/PvdO family nonheme iron enzyme: protein MTHIWLMVILAVFSIFNGLSGTTLAQESNAGNSWLDAPVQDDGPPGSMVLIPEGEFLMGDNDGPRNERPEHTVWLDAYSIDRYEVTMAEYQKLLDADYSIEPPPLWDDSVASGELGIRPAVGISWNDANRYCQWVEKRLPTEAEWEKAARGTDGRRYPWGHMQPFVDIANYNQGTTGWVSYKLTLSPVTSGTRGMSIRHGLKQGGKSAYGLYHMAGNAAEWVNDWYERFYYEESPKKNPQGPAEGDYKVLRGGSWEDQPVNLRVTARSKGEVDFQDLTTGFRCAKDAK, encoded by the coding sequence TGGCTCAAGAATCCAATGCAGGAAATTCCTGGCTGGATGCTCCGGTGCAAGATGATGGACCGCCGGGTTCAATGGTGCTGATTCCTGAAGGAGAATTTCTCATGGGAGATAATGACGGCCCTCGAAACGAACGACCGGAACATACCGTTTGGCTGGATGCCTATTCTATTGATCGGTACGAAGTGACCATGGCGGAATATCAGAAATTATTAGATGCCGATTACAGCATTGAACCGCCACCGCTGTGGGATGACAGTGTTGCTTCTGGAGAATTAGGGATTCGACCGGCTGTGGGTATTTCCTGGAACGATGCCAATCGGTATTGTCAGTGGGTGGAAAAACGCCTGCCCACGGAGGCCGAATGGGAGAAAGCCGCTCGGGGTACAGATGGGCGAAGGTATCCATGGGGGCACATGCAGCCATTTGTGGATATCGCCAACTATAATCAGGGGACGACTGGGTGGGTCAGCTATAAATTGACGCTTTCCCCGGTCACCAGTGGGACCAGGGGCATGAGTATTCGTCACGGGTTGAAGCAGGGTGGAAAAAGTGCCTATGGCTTGTACCATATGGCCGGAAACGCGGCTGAATGGGTCAATGATTGGTACGAACGTTTTTATTATGAAGAAAGCCCGAAAAAGAATCCTCAAGGGCCGGCGGAAGGCGATTATAAAGTATTGCGCGGGGGATCGTGGGAAGACCAGCCGGTAAACTTGCGGGTGACCGCCCGCTCCAAAGGGGAAGTTGATTTTCAGGACCTGACCACAGGATTCCGTTGTGCCAAAGATGCGAAGTGA